A window from Macaca nemestrina isolate mMacNem1 chromosome 8, mMacNem.hap1, whole genome shotgun sequence encodes these proteins:
- the LOC105483557 gene encoding peroxisome biogenesis factor 2 isoform X1, whose amino-acid sequence MVRSAQKIIGIYETFREDMASRKENAKSANRVLRISQLDALELNKALEQLVWSQFTQCFHGFKPGLLARFEPEVKACLWLFLWRFTIYSKNATVGQSVLNTQYKNDFSPNLRYQPPSKNQKIWYAVCTIGGRWLEERCYDLFRNHHLASFGKVKQCVNFVVGLLKLGGLINFLIFLQRGKFATLTERLLGIHSVFCKPQNIREVGFEYMNRELLWHGFAEFLIFLLPLISVQKLKAKLSSWCIPLTGAPNSDNTLATSGKECSLCGEWPTMPHTIGCEHIFCYFCAKSSFLFDMYFTCPKCGTEVHSLQPLKSGIEMSEVNAL is encoded by the exons ATGGTGAGATCTGCCCAGAAGATCATTGGCATTTATG AGACCTTCAGAGAAGACATGGCTTCCAGAAAAGAGAATGCAAAGAGTGCAAACAGAGTGCTAAGAATAAGCCAGTTGGATGCGCTTGAACTAAACAAGGCCCTGGAGCAGCTAGTTTGGTCCCAGTTTACTCAGTGCTTTCATGGATTTAAACCTGGGCTATTAGCTCGCTTTGAGCCAGAGGTGAAAGCGTGCTTATGGCTTTTCTTGTGGAGATTCACCATCTACTCCAAAAATGCCACAGTGGGACAGTCAGTTTTGAATACTCAGTACAAAAATGATTTTTCCCCTAACCTGAGATATCAGCCACCCAGTAAAAATCAAAAAATCTGGTATGCTGTTTGTACAATTGGTGGGAGGTGGTTAGAAGAACGATGCTATGATTTGTTTCGAAACCATCATTTAGCATCATTTGGGAAAGTCAAGCAGTGTGTGAATTTTGTGGTTGGACTTTTGAAATTAGGTGGACtgattaattttttgattttcctTCAGAGGGGAAAGTTTGCAACTTTGACAGAACGTCTCCTAGGCATTCATTCTGTATTTTGCAAGCCTCAAAACATACGTGAAGTTGGCTTTGAATACATGAATAGGGAACTTCTCTGGCATGGTTTTGCtgaatttctgatttttctcttacCACTTATCAGTGTCCAGAAGTTGAAAGCCAAGCTGTCCTCATGGTGTATCCCTCTTACTGGTGCACCTAATAGTGACAATACATTAGCCACTAGTGGCAAAGAATGCTCTCTTTGTGGAGAGTGGCCCACCATGCCTCACACCATAGGATGTGAgcatattttctgttatttctgtGCTAAGAGTAGTTTCTTATTTGACATGTACTTTACTTGTCCTAAGTGTGGCACAGAAGTGCACAGTCTGCAGCCACTGAAATCAGGAATTGAGATGTCAGAAGTAAATGCTCTTTAG
- the LOC105483557 gene encoding peroxisome biogenesis factor 2 isoform X2, translating to MASRKENAKSANRVLRISQLDALELNKALEQLVWSQFTQCFHGFKPGLLARFEPEVKACLWLFLWRFTIYSKNATVGQSVLNTQYKNDFSPNLRYQPPSKNQKIWYAVCTIGGRWLEERCYDLFRNHHLASFGKVKQCVNFVVGLLKLGGLINFLIFLQRGKFATLTERLLGIHSVFCKPQNIREVGFEYMNRELLWHGFAEFLIFLLPLISVQKLKAKLSSWCIPLTGAPNSDNTLATSGKECSLCGEWPTMPHTIGCEHIFCYFCAKSSFLFDMYFTCPKCGTEVHSLQPLKSGIEMSEVNAL from the coding sequence ATGGCTTCCAGAAAAGAGAATGCAAAGAGTGCAAACAGAGTGCTAAGAATAAGCCAGTTGGATGCGCTTGAACTAAACAAGGCCCTGGAGCAGCTAGTTTGGTCCCAGTTTACTCAGTGCTTTCATGGATTTAAACCTGGGCTATTAGCTCGCTTTGAGCCAGAGGTGAAAGCGTGCTTATGGCTTTTCTTGTGGAGATTCACCATCTACTCCAAAAATGCCACAGTGGGACAGTCAGTTTTGAATACTCAGTACAAAAATGATTTTTCCCCTAACCTGAGATATCAGCCACCCAGTAAAAATCAAAAAATCTGGTATGCTGTTTGTACAATTGGTGGGAGGTGGTTAGAAGAACGATGCTATGATTTGTTTCGAAACCATCATTTAGCATCATTTGGGAAAGTCAAGCAGTGTGTGAATTTTGTGGTTGGACTTTTGAAATTAGGTGGACtgattaattttttgattttcctTCAGAGGGGAAAGTTTGCAACTTTGACAGAACGTCTCCTAGGCATTCATTCTGTATTTTGCAAGCCTCAAAACATACGTGAAGTTGGCTTTGAATACATGAATAGGGAACTTCTCTGGCATGGTTTTGCtgaatttctgatttttctcttacCACTTATCAGTGTCCAGAAGTTGAAAGCCAAGCTGTCCTCATGGTGTATCCCTCTTACTGGTGCACCTAATAGTGACAATACATTAGCCACTAGTGGCAAAGAATGCTCTCTTTGTGGAGAGTGGCCCACCATGCCTCACACCATAGGATGTGAgcatattttctgttatttctgtGCTAAGAGTAGTTTCTTATTTGACATGTACTTTACTTGTCCTAAGTGTGGCACAGAAGTGCACAGTCTGCAGCCACTGAAATCAGGAATTGAGATGTCAGAAGTAAATGCTCTTTAG